From Paraburkholderia sabiae, a single genomic window includes:
- a CDS encoding diguanylate cyclase, which yields MKLATKSRAGQGKSFVERIYRLRIAGLGLGFFCVASVFALQQRGYVLWSLLVFHGFVWPHVARRAALACEVPFRGERLNLMVDAMFGGFWVVAMRFNVLPSVLILAMLSMNNIGAGGLQTFARGLIAHVLGVLVGLVTVGFVFSPMSQMPTILACLPFLIIYPLALGLTSYRLSLKLAQRTRELEHLSRTDGLTRLWNRRHWEGLLAEEFERCRANRYASCLMLIDLDHFKRINDTMGHPAGDAVLQSFADLLRSHFRAGDGIGRYGGEEFGVVLPGATLREAHTVAKVLVQRVREKTKEASKECPCTISVGIAQLTDNLPDYHTWLQEVDRSLYQAKATGRDRIVVGGLAPVQEAVRG from the coding sequence ATGAAGTTGGCAACGAAAAGCAGGGCCGGGCAAGGGAAAAGCTTCGTCGAGCGCATCTACCGCTTGCGCATTGCGGGTCTCGGACTCGGATTTTTCTGTGTCGCGTCCGTCTTTGCGCTCCAGCAGCGCGGCTACGTGCTGTGGTCACTGCTCGTTTTTCATGGATTCGTCTGGCCGCATGTCGCGCGGCGCGCAGCGCTTGCCTGTGAAGTGCCGTTTCGAGGCGAACGTCTGAACCTGATGGTCGATGCGATGTTCGGCGGCTTCTGGGTGGTAGCCATGCGGTTCAATGTGCTGCCCAGCGTGCTGATTCTCGCCATGCTCAGCATGAACAACATCGGCGCAGGCGGCTTGCAGACCTTTGCGCGCGGGCTGATTGCGCATGTGCTTGGCGTGCTGGTCGGACTCGTCACCGTCGGCTTCGTGTTTTCGCCGATGTCGCAAATGCCGACCATCCTCGCGTGCCTGCCATTCCTCATCATTTATCCGCTTGCGCTTGGCTTGACGAGTTATCGGCTGTCGCTGAAGCTCGCGCAGCGCACGCGCGAACTCGAGCATCTGAGCCGTACCGACGGCTTGACGCGTCTGTGGAATCGCCGTCACTGGGAAGGGCTGCTCGCCGAAGAATTCGAGCGTTGCCGTGCTAACCGCTATGCGTCCTGCCTGATGCTGATCGACCTCGATCACTTCAAGCGGATCAACGACACGATGGGCCATCCTGCCGGCGATGCGGTGCTGCAATCGTTCGCCGATCTGCTGCGCAGCCATTTCCGTGCGGGCGACGGCATCGGGCGCTATGGCGGCGAGGAGTTCGGCGTCGTCTTGCCGGGCGCGACGCTGCGCGAGGCGCACACCGTCGCGAAGGTGCTGGTGCAGCGCGTGAGGGAAAAGACCAAAGAGGCGTCGAAGGAATGCCCGTGCACGATCAGCGTCGGCATTGCCCAGCTGACCGACAATCTGCCCGACTATCACACGTGGTTGCAGGAAGTCGACCGCAGTCTGTACCAGGCGAAGGCGACGGGACGCGATCGGATCGTCGTCGGTGGCCTCGCGCCCGTTCAGGAGGCGGTGCGCGGTTGA
- a CDS encoding LysR substrate-binding domain-containing protein has protein sequence MPALNALKAFEVAGRTGSFTRAAELLNVTQSAVSRQVRQLEEQLGESLLQRRHHHLDLTASGRVLLQALQHSFDKIEWTVRSIQEKTHLNRLRVNAPPTFASRWFLPRLGRLHTERPELELSLSTRLEDNLAESSVLDCAIRFGNGEWEGLDNLLLMNERHIAVCSPALLARQAGNDVIDLNQFTLLHVLAGDNQRYLTWQHWLKAAGIEGVDTSGGFEFDLLDHAIRAAVDGLGITIADRHMIAHELASGQLVQVLNVHVDGHQSYWLVTRPEQGDLPHVAVFRDWLQQEVWLTQRGFEMSAASSVPLISGH, from the coding sequence ATGCCAGCGCTGAATGCGCTCAAAGCCTTCGAGGTTGCCGGACGCACCGGCAGCTTCACGCGTGCGGCGGAATTGCTCAACGTCACGCAAAGCGCGGTGAGCCGTCAGGTGCGGCAACTCGAGGAACAGCTAGGCGAATCGCTGCTGCAGCGCAGGCATCATCATCTGGATCTCACGGCTTCCGGCCGCGTGCTGTTGCAGGCTTTGCAGCATTCGTTCGACAAGATCGAATGGACCGTGCGTTCCATTCAGGAAAAGACGCACCTTAACCGCTTGCGGGTCAATGCGCCGCCCACGTTTGCGAGCCGCTGGTTTCTGCCGCGGCTGGGACGCCTGCATACGGAACGTCCCGAACTCGAACTGAGCCTGTCGACGCGTCTCGAAGACAATCTCGCCGAATCCAGCGTGCTCGATTGCGCAATCCGCTTTGGCAATGGCGAATGGGAAGGACTCGATAACCTTCTGCTGATGAACGAGCGACACATTGCCGTGTGTTCGCCTGCGTTGCTGGCGCGACAGGCAGGAAATGATGTCATCGATCTCAATCAATTCACGCTGCTGCATGTTTTAGCCGGCGACAACCAGCGTTATCTGACCTGGCAGCATTGGCTAAAGGCGGCGGGCATCGAAGGCGTGGATACGTCGGGCGGTTTCGAATTCGATCTGCTCGATCACGCGATTCGCGCGGCGGTCGACGGCCTGGGCATTACGATCGCCGATCGTCATATGATTGCGCACGAACTCGCGAGTGGACAACTCGTGCAGGTGCTGAACGTGCATGTCGACGGACATCAGTCTTACTGGCTCGTCACGCGTCCCGAGCAAGGCGACCTGCCGCACGTGGCCGTCTTTCGCGACTGGCTGCAACAGGAAGTGTGGCTGACGCAGCGTGGCTTCGAAATGTCGGCGGCTTCATCCGTGCCTTTGATCAGCGGGCATTGA